The following proteins are co-located in the Vibrio astriarenae genome:
- a CDS encoding IS3 family transposase (programmed frameshift) produces MSRQRFSPEFKDEAVKLVTERGYSVTEVSDRLGVSQHSIYKWVKAVKPTSHTQSESELIEAKKEILRLKGKLRQTEEERDILKKAAKVLCKPARVKYQFILEYCRTFKIKTMCRVLQIERSGYYAWLHEPESRRDKEDKRLLKLIRSSYDASFGIYGYRRITLDLKELGESCGKNRVYRIMKSQGIAAVRGYKQHRNGGYGRPSIVVPNHLNREFTTTQPDKAWVTDITYIRTWQGWLYLAVVLDLYSRKVVGWSMKPTLAKEIVLDALLMAVWRRKPQNSVIIHSDQGSQYSSSDWQKFCMKHHLEPSMSRRGNCWDNAVAESFFSSLKKEKIKKRIYKTREMARADVFDYIEMFYNRVRRHSHLNGMSPEAFESASK; encoded by the exons ATGAGTAGACAAAGATTTTCACCTGAATTTAAAGATGAAGCAGTAAAGCTAGTGACTGAACGAGGGTATTCCGTAACTGAAGTATCTGACAGACTCGGGGTCTCTCAACATAGTATTTATAAGTGGGTCAAAGCGGTTAAACCAACCAGTCATACCCAAAGTGAAAGTGAACTGATCGAGGCTAAGAAGGAAATATTGCGCCTTAAAGGAAAGCTAAGGCAGACAGAAGAAGAGAGGGATATTTTAAAAAAGGCCGCAA AGGTACTTTGCAAGCCTGCCCGAGTGAAGTACCAATTCATTCTAGAGTATTGTCGTACCTTCAAGATCAAAACCATGTGCAGAGTACTTCAGATCGAACGTTCAGGCTACTACGCTTGGTTGCACGAACCTGAGTCTCGAAGAGATAAGGAAGATAAACGTCTCCTCAAACTCATCCGCTCTTCTTATGATGCGAGCTTTGGTATTTATGGATATCGTCGTATCACTCTTGATCTAAAAGAACTTGGTGAATCCTGCGGAAAAAATCGGGTCTATAGGATCATGAAATCCCAAGGGATAGCGGCAGTTCGAGGCTATAAGCAACACAGAAATGGTGGCTATGGTCGCCCTTCTATTGTTGTACCGAATCACCTCAACCGAGAATTCACGACCACCCAACCCGATAAGGCTTGGGTTACCGACATTACCTATATCCGTACCTGGCAAGGCTGGCTTTACCTTGCAGTCGTTCTTGACTTGTATTCAAGAAAAGTTGTCGGGTGGTCAATGAAGCCGACCCTTGCTAAAGAAATCGTCCTAGATGCTCTATTAATGGCCGTCTGGCGACGAAAGCCCCAAAATTCCGTGATAATACACTCAGATCAAGGCTCACAGTACAGCAGTAGTGACTGGCAAAAGTTCTGTATGAAGCACCACCTGGAGCCAAGCATGAGTCGCCGCGGTAACTGTTGGGATAATGCCGTTGCCGAATCATTCTTTAGCAGCTTAAAGAAGGAAAAAATAAAGAAACGAATCTATAAAACCCGCGAAATGGCGCGTGCCGATGTGTTTGACTATATCGAAATGTTCTACAATCGAGTCAGGCGTCATTCGCACCTCAATGGTATGAGTCCCGAGGCGTTTGAATCAGCCTCAAAATGA
- a CDS encoding integrase, with protein sequence MLEGVKERFKHKNIERFLRKLFPFDESHNALIATEVIRLCAIIREEYRGEFSEIPFLVSEAKKVQRPPASASLHDIVISISNSKKLGVHYLPAFLSSNLLLTSYDHNKFDQYKALTFLSVARLSFIGTHQSKVEAICHDVRLFANGKRETMAAYLPDIQQLNFHQLVEAFQTLVDEDNEDRPPKQMVDKLNHYRRPYESTLNYSDGYTRNATGSEFKKSGRLERGELKTLDDDGEDGLFELTQFNERPKSTNHSWQKEDHHGESSRSTSIVSSYTHTQPDYAAGALHARAIQARIEKKDMSLACDIDSATTYEIGALVRYCTHQISTKSETLTEAKLLLVMLFSGSTCSQAKKLKSKRISGRTPVGFCRKHKLPSQKQRAELLSLLTKTTEEFWLPLPQFVCQKLNSLTFNGVEEAQLKEFLSHINKHHGTYLTLRKISSYLRQKLSHDNVDSTIIALLAGEPINTTPAVFYLHLSNEYLLETYNRYLDFLSRLALDPSALTLFDEIPSSSSLGSPLFIEADVLSSLFSYLKPKLNSKRQKDESFHNDITIYTQLVLAIASGYRPVTGWFGKITHLSMQTGDYWISDKESGIGDNSRIIKLPEIAIKILDYYLSYCKRRVLQLANTQPELSLEYKRLLTGETHLFFYLREGHYEPCTPSNYAFFIDSIFPLQANWARHHVRSLLTQKGVDPSVINAWMGHMNQSKRSFHEFSTLTRKHMVTVSNILNEHLLDIGVEAKYD encoded by the coding sequence ATGCTTGAAGGTGTAAAAGAGCGATTTAAACATAAGAATATCGAGCGTTTTTTGAGGAAACTCTTCCCATTCGACGAAAGTCACAATGCCCTTATTGCGACCGAAGTCATTCGGCTATGTGCAATCATCAGAGAAGAATACCGAGGCGAGTTCTCTGAAATACCCTTTCTTGTTTCAGAAGCTAAAAAAGTACAGCGCCCTCCGGCTTCGGCAAGTTTACACGACATTGTCATTTCAATTTCGAATAGTAAAAAGCTCGGTGTCCACTATCTACCCGCGTTCTTGTCATCTAACCTGTTACTGACCTCCTATGACCACAACAAATTCGACCAATATAAAGCCCTGACTTTTTTGTCCGTGGCGCGCCTTTCATTTATTGGCACACATCAATCTAAAGTCGAAGCAATCTGTCATGACGTAAGGTTATTTGCCAATGGTAAACGAGAAACAATGGCTGCTTACTTGCCAGACATTCAGCAGCTCAATTTTCACCAGCTTGTAGAAGCGTTTCAAACTCTTGTTGATGAAGATAATGAAGATCGTCCCCCGAAACAAATGGTCGACAAACTTAATCACTATCGCCGACCTTATGAATCTACTTTAAACTACTCGGACGGCTACACCCGTAATGCAACGGGTAGTGAGTTCAAAAAGAGTGGTCGACTTGAACGAGGTGAACTCAAAACACTCGATGACGATGGAGAGGACGGATTATTTGAGCTAACACAGTTCAACGAACGCCCTAAATCAACAAATCATAGTTGGCAAAAAGAAGACCACCACGGTGAAAGTAGTCGATCAACAAGTATCGTTAGCAGCTATACCCATACTCAACCGGACTATGCAGCTGGGGCCTTGCATGCTCGCGCCATTCAAGCTCGTATTGAAAAGAAAGACATGAGTCTTGCTTGCGACATAGACAGCGCGACAACTTATGAAATAGGTGCATTGGTTCGCTATTGCACGCATCAAATCAGCACCAAATCAGAAACCTTGACGGAAGCCAAATTACTGCTTGTTATGCTATTTAGCGGCAGTACCTGCAGCCAAGCAAAAAAGCTGAAAAGCAAGCGTATCTCAGGCCGAACGCCTGTCGGTTTTTGCCGAAAGCACAAGCTGCCCTCTCAAAAACAGCGTGCGGAACTGCTCTCCCTTCTTACAAAAACCACGGAAGAGTTTTGGTTACCTTTACCACAATTTGTGTGTCAAAAGTTAAATAGCCTTACTTTCAATGGTGTGGAAGAAGCACAGTTAAAGGAGTTTCTCAGTCACATCAATAAGCATCATGGTACGTATTTGACACTGAGGAAAATTTCATCCTATCTTAGACAGAAGCTGTCGCATGATAATGTTGACTCGACCATTATTGCTTTGCTCGCAGGTGAACCGATTAACACCACACCTGCTGTTTTTTATCTCCACCTTTCTAATGAATACCTACTTGAAACATACAACCGTTATTTGGACTTTCTATCACGCTTAGCCCTAGATCCCTCCGCGTTAACTCTGTTCGATGAGATCCCCAGCTCTTCATCGCTTGGCTCACCCCTATTTATTGAAGCGGACGTCTTGTCTTCATTATTTTCGTACCTTAAGCCAAAGCTGAACTCCAAGCGGCAAAAGGATGAAAGCTTCCACAACGACATCACGATTTACACCCAGCTTGTTCTAGCAATTGCATCAGGCTATCGCCCTGTCACTGGTTGGTTTGGAAAAATTACGCACCTTTCAATGCAAACTGGAGATTATTGGATTTCAGACAAAGAGTCTGGTATCGGTGATAATAGCCGCATCATCAAGCTTCCAGAAATCGCGATTAAAATCCTCGACTACTATTTGAGCTATTGCAAGCGACGAGTGTTACAGCTTGCCAACACTCAACCGGAACTTTCGCTCGAATATAAACGTCTACTCACAGGTGAGACGCATCTCTTTTTCTACTTAAGAGAAGGCCATTATGAACCGTGTACACCATCAAACTACGCTTTTTTTATTGACTCAATCTTCCCTCTCCAAGCTAACTGGGCACGACATCACGTTCGATCACTATTAACTCAAAAGGGCGTTGACCCCTCGGTAATTAACGCCTGGATGGGGCATATGAATCAGTCTAAGCGCAGTTTTCACGAGTTTAGTACGCTCACCAGGAAACATATGGTGACGGTTTCAAATATCCTTAACGAACATCTGTTAGATATTGGCGTGGAGGCTAAATATGACTGA
- a CDS encoding helix-turn-helix domain-containing protein — MSIGVGSVHPTIGIYLHDEAAKRVRLEVNDTLCRYFDITVAELGERTFEETG, encoded by the coding sequence ATGTCTATTGGAGTCGGGTCAGTTCACCCAACGATCGGTATCTATTTGCATGACGAGGCAGCAAAGCGAGTAAGGTTAGAAGTTAATGATACTTTGTGTCGTTACTTTGATATTACCGTGGCAGAGCTAGGTGAAAGGACCTTTGAAGAAACGGGTTAG
- a CDS encoding tyrosine-type recombinase/integrase, with product MTEIGVEARRKNRLNQIERVNQKAQQVFDKYFPNPVIAPKPERFYEKWAKFIDEITNTFGRIGDYRYAFNVGVKNVLSNQKLHNWKVSPPSYIVTKKSPKPQRTLDWMQNAWKNYEFYQHWYFGELLKSPAQSKEHAFRNLILSLIYHSGQANPEVVDAFQRSIASSNVKVHHWNSLPFTSVIIDSKRFNTNVDIAGNKVTQFHCYLHPITLGLLRLWKRWRRHSWQAPKDRGELGTILTRNQCDLTFSQLCQTSVYVAENQSDLTISQALIEYQVSKTKSYGLPTSNLARLIHPLVYPLTDIEFSSDSAASDAELRTNNAKQKSQHIELFDKLKTCLRPDGTLKSVSKATLKQSLETLIAEVSSDEAINQRLLIQWYRHKLDTCSVGTLKAYHSSLTRKWLYLCERYQLDSLNGEELEQIYKQTIDNHTTDKSKKYFAGRLKDLHAFAVEANVLMPISSDYLHTDPTQAHTRAAYIDEALFTGLLDGISSYGGLNEADELCLQSMCILSYRCGLRLNEMTKLRIKDIEPSKIGWLSIRDNHLGQNKTAASLRKVPLYPMLLEHETQILNDYYHIKKAQLLGQNHPFFSLGADAKLPIDSFRVSMVVGELLKSLSQLDYFVFHHLRHSCLSRLQLIMEIDDLSSLPKQLSPYDISQIEKIKDIVFGRSAMNGYDVIAAMAGHESPGMTFEYYFHFSDWIVAQKLKDIDFSLPQAAMSQVGLLPQRVPLEKRHKRYALPYLMKTLAIQELSTNIDNGIVPTLYIEEHKEVHSFPICQSALELYQQGFSHEDVCSRLRITEATLNKWISNAKHIKALSTESAGQQYSRHFSNARSTKLLPSALKTEIEIKTQNQYIKDLKEHHQQHHEAIVDTVAYALKHASVSRSGIHFNSPIELSKFLETTHLFIPKSHWRAATQYLDSSINKAEWLDALKGIKTYKERKPLGRSKKAQGAVRLELIHPSSRINNKRNTKQSSPLLLHLFHMMGIMMMNLNSGDKSTN from the coding sequence ATGACTGAGATTGGCGTCGAGGCTCGCCGTAAAAATCGACTTAACCAAATAGAGCGAGTCAATCAAAAAGCACAACAAGTATTCGACAAATATTTCCCGAACCCAGTCATAGCCCCGAAGCCAGAGCGCTTTTATGAAAAATGGGCAAAGTTCATTGATGAAATCACCAACACATTTGGACGAATTGGCGATTACCGATACGCTTTTAACGTCGGTGTAAAAAACGTCCTCAGTAATCAAAAACTCCACAATTGGAAGGTTTCCCCTCCAAGTTACATTGTCACTAAAAAATCACCCAAGCCACAACGTACGCTTGACTGGATGCAGAATGCTTGGAAAAACTATGAATTTTATCAACATTGGTACTTCGGCGAGCTACTGAAGTCTCCCGCTCAATCTAAAGAACACGCTTTTCGGAATTTAATCCTTTCGCTCATCTATCATAGTGGTCAAGCGAATCCGGAAGTTGTTGACGCCTTCCAACGATCAATTGCCAGCTCAAACGTCAAAGTGCATCATTGGAATAGCTTGCCTTTTACTAGCGTGATCATTGACTCGAAACGGTTTAACACCAATGTTGATATCGCGGGAAATAAAGTCACCCAATTTCATTGCTACCTTCACCCTATTACACTTGGTTTACTGCGTTTGTGGAAACGGTGGCGGCGTCATAGCTGGCAGGCGCCTAAAGATAGAGGCGAGTTGGGCACCATATTGACAAGAAATCAATGTGACCTGACTTTCAGTCAGCTTTGCCAAACCTCGGTGTACGTGGCAGAAAACCAATCTGATTTAACAATCAGCCAGGCACTCATTGAATACCAAGTGAGCAAAACAAAATCTTATGGACTTCCGACGAGCAATCTTGCCCGTTTGATTCACCCGTTAGTCTATCCATTGACAGATATTGAATTTTCATCAGACTCGGCCGCCTCAGATGCAGAGCTTAGAACGAATAATGCGAAGCAAAAGTCACAACACATTGAACTTTTTGACAAACTAAAAACTTGTTTGCGCCCCGATGGAACACTCAAATCAGTGAGCAAAGCAACACTCAAGCAAAGCTTAGAGACATTAATAGCGGAAGTATCGAGTGATGAAGCAATAAACCAACGCTTACTCATCCAATGGTATCGCCATAAGCTAGACACTTGCAGTGTCGGCACCTTAAAAGCATACCATTCAAGCCTGACACGCAAGTGGCTTTACCTCTGCGAAAGATATCAGCTGGATTCACTAAACGGTGAAGAACTAGAACAAATCTATAAGCAAACCATCGACAACCACACGACAGACAAGTCGAAGAAGTACTTTGCAGGTCGGCTTAAAGACTTACACGCCTTTGCTGTGGAAGCCAATGTGCTTATGCCTATTTCGAGTGACTATTTACACACAGACCCTACTCAAGCCCATACTCGCGCCGCGTATATCGATGAAGCACTATTCACAGGCCTACTTGACGGTATATCTTCTTATGGGGGGCTAAATGAAGCCGATGAGCTGTGCCTTCAATCTATGTGTATCCTCTCCTATCGATGTGGTCTAAGACTTAATGAAATGACCAAGTTACGAATCAAGGACATTGAGCCTTCCAAAATTGGCTGGCTCTCGATTCGAGATAATCACCTTGGCCAAAACAAAACCGCAGCGAGTTTGCGCAAAGTACCGCTCTACCCAATGTTGCTTGAACACGAAACGCAAATCCTCAACGATTATTATCATATCAAGAAGGCTCAACTACTTGGACAAAACCACCCCTTCTTTTCGCTCGGTGCCGATGCAAAGTTACCAATCGATAGCTTTCGAGTGTCTATGGTCGTTGGGGAACTACTCAAGTCACTGTCCCAGTTGGACTACTTTGTGTTTCACCACCTTCGACATAGCTGCTTGAGCAGACTGCAACTTATCATGGAAATAGATGACTTAAGCTCACTTCCCAAACAGTTATCCCCATACGATATAAGTCAGATCGAGAAAATCAAAGACATCGTGTTCGGACGATCTGCTATGAATGGATACGATGTCATTGCCGCTATGGCGGGCCATGAGTCACCAGGGATGACATTTGAGTATTATTTCCATTTTTCTGACTGGATCGTTGCTCAAAAACTGAAAGATATCGACTTTTCTCTTCCTCAAGCTGCGATGAGCCAAGTGGGGTTGCTACCTCAAAGGGTCCCTCTAGAGAAAAGACATAAACGATATGCCCTACCCTACTTGATGAAAACGCTCGCTATTCAAGAGCTATCAACAAACATAGATAATGGTATTGTACCCACGCTCTATATTGAAGAACATAAAGAAGTCCATTCCTTTCCGATTTGCCAAAGTGCTTTAGAGCTTTATCAGCAAGGTTTTAGTCATGAAGATGTTTGTTCGAGGTTAAGAATCACCGAGGCAACACTCAATAAATGGATCAGCAATGCCAAACACATTAAAGCATTATCCACTGAGTCGGCTGGTCAACAATACTCCCGTCATTTCTCTAATGCCCGCTCGACGAAACTTCTGCCCTCAGCACTCAAAACTGAAATTGAAATCAAAACGCAAAATCAATACATAAAAGATCTAAAAGAACACCACCAGCAACACCATGAAGCTATCGTAGATACCGTTGCGTATGCCCTTAAGCACGCTAGTGTTTCTCGCTCAGGCATCCATTTCAATTCACCCATAGAGTTGAGTAAATTTCTGGAGACAACCCACTTATTTATCCCTAAGTCGCACTGGCGCGCGGCAACGCAGTACCTCGATAGCAGCATAAATAAAGCGGAGTGGCTCGATGCCCTCAAAGGTATTAAAACGTACAAGGAGAGGAAACCATTAGGTCGTAGTAAAAAAGCACAGGGGGCGGTTAGATTGGAATTAATACACCCTAGCTCACGAATAAACAACAAGCGAAATACTAAACAATCATCCCCACTTTTGCTGCATTTGTTCCATATGATGGGTATTATGATGATGAATCTAAATAGTGGGGATAAGTCTACAAATTAA